A single region of the Cucumis melo cultivar AY chromosome 3, USDA_Cmelo_AY_1.0, whole genome shotgun sequence genome encodes:
- the LOC103487805 gene encoding branched-chain amino acid aminotransferase 1, mitochondrial isoform X2 encodes MILRRFFSSSFRLVSSSSSSSSSKLGGGCHRDGFRAVSSMPEPCQSSPLSDDESCDFDWDSLGFGLMPTDYMYIMKCSKDGKFERGQMSRYGNIELSPSAGVLNYGQGLFEGLKAYRKRDGGFRLFRPDQNALRMMTGAERMCMPSPSIEQFVDAVKQITIANRRWVPPLGKGSLYIRPLLIGTGPVLGLAPAPEYTFLIYASPVRNYFKEGSAPLNLYVENEFVRASRGGTGGVKTISNYAPVLKAITRAKSRGFSDVLYLDSVNKRDLEEVSSCNIFLGNVISTPATNGTILPGVTRKSIIEIARDRGYEVEERAINMEELFDAHEVFCTGTAVGVAPVGSITCMDRRIEYQTGADTTCQELYSTLVGIQTGTIEDKMGWTVEIS; translated from the exons ATGATTCTCAGAAGATTCTTCTCCTCCTCTTTTCGCCTTgtttcttcatcatcatcttcttcttcttcaaag CTTGGAGGAGGTTGTCATCGCGATGGGTTTAGGGCAGTATCTTCGATGCCGGAGCCTTGCCAATCATCACCTCTCAG TGATGATGAGAGCTGTGATTTTGACTGGGATAGTCTTGGATTTGGGCTAATGCCGACAGATTATATGTATATCATGAAATGCTCTAAAGATGGGAAATTTGAACGAGGTCAAATGAGCCGTTATGGGAACATTGAGTTAAGCCCTTCTGCTGGGGTTCTAAATTATGGACAG GGATTGTTTGAAGGCCTAAAAGCTTATAGGAAAAGAGACGGAGGCTTTCGTCTATTTCGTCCAGACCAAAATGCTCTTCGTATGATGACCGGTGCTGAACGGATGTGTATGCCCTCACCCTCCATCGAACAGTTTGTCGATGCTGTGAAGCAAATTACCATTGCGAATAGGCGTTGG GTCCCTCCGCTGGGGAAAGGATCACTTTACATAAGGCCTTTGCTCATTGGAACTGGTCCTGTTCTTGGCTTGGCTCCTGCGCCCGAGTATACTTTTCTAATTTATGCTTCCCCTGTTCGCAACTATTTTAAG GAAGGTTCAGCACCCTTGAACCTATACGTTGAGAATGAATTCGTTCGTGCATCTCGTGGTGGAACTGGAGGTGTGAAAACCATTTCAAATTATGCTCCG GTCTTAAAAGCTATCACCCGAGCAAAAAGCCGAGGGTTTTCTGACGTGTTATACCTTGATTCAGTGAATAAGAGAGATTTGGAAGAAGTTTCTTCTTGCAATATTTTCCTT GGCAATGTTATTTCAACTCCTGCTACAAATGGAACAATTCTTCCAGGAGTAACCCGGAAAAGCATCATTGAAATTGCCCGTGATCGAGGTTACGAG GTCGAGGAACGGGCCATTAACATGGAAGAACTGTTCGACGCTCATGAAGTTTTCTGCACTGGAACTGCTGTTGGTGTGGCCCCAGTTGGCAGCATCACATGTATGGATAGAAG GATCGAATACCAAACAGGTGCTGACACAACATGCCAAGAATTATATTCAACTCTTGTTGGGATTCAAACTGGAACCATTGAGGATAAGATGGGGTGGACTGTTGAGATCTCTTGA
- the LOC103487805 gene encoding branched-chain-amino-acid aminotransferase 2, chloroplastic isoform X4 — MPEPCQSSPLSDDESCDFDWDSLGFGLMPTDYMYIMKCSKDGKFERGQMSRYGNIELSPSAGVLNYGQGLFEGLKAYRKRDGGFRLFRPDQNALRMMTGAERMCMPSPSIEQFVDAVKQITIANRRWVPPLGKGSLYIRPLLIGTGPVLGLAPAPEYTFLIYASPVRNYFKEGSAPLNLYVENEFVRASRGGTGGVKTISNYAPVLKAITRAKSRGFSDVLYLDSVNKRDLEEVSSCNIFLVKGNVISTPATNGTILPGVTRKSIIEIARDRGYEVEERAINMEELFDAHEVFCTGTAVGVAPVGSITCMDRRIEYQTGADTTCQELYSTLVGIQTGTIEDKMGWTVEIS; from the exons ATGCCGGAGCCTTGCCAATCATCACCTCTCAG TGATGATGAGAGCTGTGATTTTGACTGGGATAGTCTTGGATTTGGGCTAATGCCGACAGATTATATGTATATCATGAAATGCTCTAAAGATGGGAAATTTGAACGAGGTCAAATGAGCCGTTATGGGAACATTGAGTTAAGCCCTTCTGCTGGGGTTCTAAATTATGGACAG GGATTGTTTGAAGGCCTAAAAGCTTATAGGAAAAGAGACGGAGGCTTTCGTCTATTTCGTCCAGACCAAAATGCTCTTCGTATGATGACCGGTGCTGAACGGATGTGTATGCCCTCACCCTCCATCGAACAGTTTGTCGATGCTGTGAAGCAAATTACCATTGCGAATAGGCGTTGG GTCCCTCCGCTGGGGAAAGGATCACTTTACATAAGGCCTTTGCTCATTGGAACTGGTCCTGTTCTTGGCTTGGCTCCTGCGCCCGAGTATACTTTTCTAATTTATGCTTCCCCTGTTCGCAACTATTTTAAG GAAGGTTCAGCACCCTTGAACCTATACGTTGAGAATGAATTCGTTCGTGCATCTCGTGGTGGAACTGGAGGTGTGAAAACCATTTCAAATTATGCTCCG GTCTTAAAAGCTATCACCCGAGCAAAAAGCCGAGGGTTTTCTGACGTGTTATACCTTGATTCAGTGAATAAGAGAGATTTGGAAGAAGTTTCTTCTTGCAATATTTTCCTTGTAAAG GGCAATGTTATTTCAACTCCTGCTACAAATGGAACAATTCTTCCAGGAGTAACCCGGAAAAGCATCATTGAAATTGCCCGTGATCGAGGTTACGAG GTCGAGGAACGGGCCATTAACATGGAAGAACTGTTCGACGCTCATGAAGTTTTCTGCACTGGAACTGCTGTTGGTGTGGCCCCAGTTGGCAGCATCACATGTATGGATAGAAG GATCGAATACCAAACAGGTGCTGACACAACATGCCAAGAATTATATTCAACTCTTGTTGGGATTCAAACTGGAACCATTGAGGATAAGATGGGGTGGACTGTTGAGATCTCTTGA
- the LOC103487805 gene encoding branched-chain amino acid aminotransferase 1, mitochondrial isoform X1: MILRRFFSSSFRLVSSSSSSSSSKLGGGCHRDGFRAVSSMPEPCQSSPLSDDESCDFDWDSLGFGLMPTDYMYIMKCSKDGKFERGQMSRYGNIELSPSAGVLNYGQGLFEGLKAYRKRDGGFRLFRPDQNALRMMTGAERMCMPSPSIEQFVDAVKQITIANRRWVPPLGKGSLYIRPLLIGTGPVLGLAPAPEYTFLIYASPVRNYFKEGSAPLNLYVENEFVRASRGGTGGVKTISNYAPVLKAITRAKSRGFSDVLYLDSVNKRDLEEVSSCNIFLVKGNVISTPATNGTILPGVTRKSIIEIARDRGYEVEERAINMEELFDAHEVFCTGTAVGVAPVGSITCMDRRIEYQTGADTTCQELYSTLVGIQTGTIEDKMGWTVEIS, encoded by the exons ATGATTCTCAGAAGATTCTTCTCCTCCTCTTTTCGCCTTgtttcttcatcatcatcttcttcttcttcaaag CTTGGAGGAGGTTGTCATCGCGATGGGTTTAGGGCAGTATCTTCGATGCCGGAGCCTTGCCAATCATCACCTCTCAG TGATGATGAGAGCTGTGATTTTGACTGGGATAGTCTTGGATTTGGGCTAATGCCGACAGATTATATGTATATCATGAAATGCTCTAAAGATGGGAAATTTGAACGAGGTCAAATGAGCCGTTATGGGAACATTGAGTTAAGCCCTTCTGCTGGGGTTCTAAATTATGGACAG GGATTGTTTGAAGGCCTAAAAGCTTATAGGAAAAGAGACGGAGGCTTTCGTCTATTTCGTCCAGACCAAAATGCTCTTCGTATGATGACCGGTGCTGAACGGATGTGTATGCCCTCACCCTCCATCGAACAGTTTGTCGATGCTGTGAAGCAAATTACCATTGCGAATAGGCGTTGG GTCCCTCCGCTGGGGAAAGGATCACTTTACATAAGGCCTTTGCTCATTGGAACTGGTCCTGTTCTTGGCTTGGCTCCTGCGCCCGAGTATACTTTTCTAATTTATGCTTCCCCTGTTCGCAACTATTTTAAG GAAGGTTCAGCACCCTTGAACCTATACGTTGAGAATGAATTCGTTCGTGCATCTCGTGGTGGAACTGGAGGTGTGAAAACCATTTCAAATTATGCTCCG GTCTTAAAAGCTATCACCCGAGCAAAAAGCCGAGGGTTTTCTGACGTGTTATACCTTGATTCAGTGAATAAGAGAGATTTGGAAGAAGTTTCTTCTTGCAATATTTTCCTTGTAAAG GGCAATGTTATTTCAACTCCTGCTACAAATGGAACAATTCTTCCAGGAGTAACCCGGAAAAGCATCATTGAAATTGCCCGTGATCGAGGTTACGAG GTCGAGGAACGGGCCATTAACATGGAAGAACTGTTCGACGCTCATGAAGTTTTCTGCACTGGAACTGCTGTTGGTGTGGCCCCAGTTGGCAGCATCACATGTATGGATAGAAG GATCGAATACCAAACAGGTGCTGACACAACATGCCAAGAATTATATTCAACTCTTGTTGGGATTCAAACTGGAACCATTGAGGATAAGATGGGGTGGACTGTTGAGATCTCTTGA
- the LOC103487805 gene encoding branched-chain-amino-acid aminotransferase 2, chloroplastic isoform X3, whose translation MLCRLGGGCHRDGFRAVSSMPEPCQSSPLSDDESCDFDWDSLGFGLMPTDYMYIMKCSKDGKFERGQMSRYGNIELSPSAGVLNYGQGLFEGLKAYRKRDGGFRLFRPDQNALRMMTGAERMCMPSPSIEQFVDAVKQITIANRRWVPPLGKGSLYIRPLLIGTGPVLGLAPAPEYTFLIYASPVRNYFKEGSAPLNLYVENEFVRASRGGTGGVKTISNYAPVLKAITRAKSRGFSDVLYLDSVNKRDLEEVSSCNIFLVKGNVISTPATNGTILPGVTRKSIIEIARDRGYEVEERAINMEELFDAHEVFCTGTAVGVAPVGSITCMDRRIEYQTGADTTCQELYSTLVGIQTGTIEDKMGWTVEIS comes from the exons ATGTTGTGCCGT CTTGGAGGAGGTTGTCATCGCGATGGGTTTAGGGCAGTATCTTCGATGCCGGAGCCTTGCCAATCATCACCTCTCAG TGATGATGAGAGCTGTGATTTTGACTGGGATAGTCTTGGATTTGGGCTAATGCCGACAGATTATATGTATATCATGAAATGCTCTAAAGATGGGAAATTTGAACGAGGTCAAATGAGCCGTTATGGGAACATTGAGTTAAGCCCTTCTGCTGGGGTTCTAAATTATGGACAG GGATTGTTTGAAGGCCTAAAAGCTTATAGGAAAAGAGACGGAGGCTTTCGTCTATTTCGTCCAGACCAAAATGCTCTTCGTATGATGACCGGTGCTGAACGGATGTGTATGCCCTCACCCTCCATCGAACAGTTTGTCGATGCTGTGAAGCAAATTACCATTGCGAATAGGCGTTGG GTCCCTCCGCTGGGGAAAGGATCACTTTACATAAGGCCTTTGCTCATTGGAACTGGTCCTGTTCTTGGCTTGGCTCCTGCGCCCGAGTATACTTTTCTAATTTATGCTTCCCCTGTTCGCAACTATTTTAAG GAAGGTTCAGCACCCTTGAACCTATACGTTGAGAATGAATTCGTTCGTGCATCTCGTGGTGGAACTGGAGGTGTGAAAACCATTTCAAATTATGCTCCG GTCTTAAAAGCTATCACCCGAGCAAAAAGCCGAGGGTTTTCTGACGTGTTATACCTTGATTCAGTGAATAAGAGAGATTTGGAAGAAGTTTCTTCTTGCAATATTTTCCTTGTAAAG GGCAATGTTATTTCAACTCCTGCTACAAATGGAACAATTCTTCCAGGAGTAACCCGGAAAAGCATCATTGAAATTGCCCGTGATCGAGGTTACGAG GTCGAGGAACGGGCCATTAACATGGAAGAACTGTTCGACGCTCATGAAGTTTTCTGCACTGGAACTGCTGTTGGTGTGGCCCCAGTTGGCAGCATCACATGTATGGATAGAAG GATCGAATACCAAACAGGTGCTGACACAACATGCCAAGAATTATATTCAACTCTTGTTGGGATTCAAACTGGAACCATTGAGGATAAGATGGGGTGGACTGTTGAGATCTCTTGA